The genomic stretch CAGCTGGTGCCGGGCGATCTGGTCAAGCTGGCGGCGGGGGACATGATTCCGGCGGATTTACGCATCATCCAGGCACGCGATCTTTTCGTTGCGCAGGCCTCGCTGACCGGGGAATCCCTGCCCGTTGAAAAGGTAGCGCGCAGCCGCGACCCGCAGCAGATGAACCCGCTCGAGTGCGACACCCTGTGCTTTATGGGCACCACGGTGGTCAGCGGCACCGCGCAGGCGATTGTTACCGCCACCGGGGGCAACACCTGGTTTGGACAGCTTGCCGGGCGCGTCAGCGAGCAGGAGAGCGAGCCGAACGCCTTCCAGAGAGGCATTGGCCGCGTCAGCATGCTGCTGATCCGCTTTATGATGGTGATGACGCCGATCGTGCTGCTGATCAACGGCTACACCAAAGGCGACTGGTGGGAAGCGGCCCTGTTCGCGCTCTCCGTGGCCGTTGGCCTGACGCCGGAAATGCTGCCGATGATCGTCACCTCCACGCTGGCGCGCGGGGCGGTGAAGCTCTCTAAACAGAAAGTGATCGTCAAACACCTCGACGCCATTCAGAACTTTGGCGCGATGGACATCCTCTGCACCGATAAAACCGGCACCCTGACGCAGGACAAAATCGTGCTGGAGAACCACACCGATATCTCCGGCAAAACCAGCGAGCGCGTCCTGCACAGCGCGTGGCTGAACAGCCATTACCAGACCGGGCTGAAAAACCTGCTCGACGTCGCGGTGCTGGAAGGGGTGGACGAGGAATCCGCCCGCACGCTCTCCGGCCGCTGGCAGAAGGTAGATGAGATCCCGTTCGACTTTGAGCGCCGCCGTATGTCTGTGGTGGTGAGCGAGCAGACGGACGTGCACCAGCTGATCTGCAAAGGGGCGCTGCAGGAGATCCTCAACGTGTCGACGCAGGTTCGCTATAACGGCGACATCGTGCCGCTGGACGACACCATGCTGCGCCGCATCAAGCGCGTCACCGACAACCTGAACCGTCAGGGGCTGCGCGTCGTGGCGGTCGCGAGCAAGTCCCTGCCCGCGCGCGAGGGTGACTATCAGCGTATCGACGAATCCGATCTGATCCTCGAGGGTTACATCGCCTTCCTCGATCCGCCGAAAGAGACCACCGCACCGGCGCTGAAGGCGCTGAAGGCGAGCGGTATTACCGTGAAAATCCTTACCGGCGACAGCGAGCTGGTGGCGGCGAAAGTGTGCCATGAAGTGGGGCTGGACGCGGGCGACGTGGTGGTGGGGAGCGATATTGAACATCTCTCTGATGACGAGCTGGCGAAGCTTGTCCAGCGTACCACGCTGTTTGCCCGCCTGACGCCGATGCACAAAGAGCGCATCGTCACCCTGCTTAAGCGCGAAGGGCACGTGGTGGGCTTTATGGGCGACGGCATCAACGACGCGCCCGCGCTGCGTGCGGCGGATATCGGTATCTCCGTCGATGGCGCGGTGGATATCGCCCGCGAGGCGGCGGATATTATCCTGCTGGAAAAGAGCCTGATGGTGCTGGAGGAGGGCGTGATCGAAGGGCGCCGCACCTTCGCCAACATGCTCAAGTACATCAAAATGACCGCCAGCTCCAACTTCGGTAACGTCTTCAGCGTGCTGGTGGCGAGCGCGTTTCTGCCGTTCCTGCCGATGCTGCCGCTGCACCTGCTGATCCAGAACCTGATGTACGACGTGTCTCAGGTGGCGATCCCGTTTGATAACGTAGACGACGAGCAGATCCAGAAGCCGCAGCACTGGAACCCGGCGGATTTAGGGCGCTTTATGCTGTTCTTTGGCCCGATCAGCTCCATCTTCGATATCCTGACCTTCTGCCTGATGTGGTTTGTGTTCCACGCCAACACCCCGGAACACCAGACGCTGTTCCAGTCCGGCTGGTTCGTGGTAGGTCTGCTGTCGCAGACGCTGATTGTGCATATGATCCGCACCCGCCGCATTCCGTTCATCCAGAGCCGCGCCGCGTGGCCGCTGATTGTGATGACGGGGATTGTGATGGCATTGGGCATCGCGCTGCCGTTCTCCCCGCTGGCGAGCTACCTGCAGCTGCAGGCGCTGCCGCTGAGCTACTTCCCGTGGCTGGTGGCGATCCTCGCGGGCTATATGGTGCTGACCCAGATGGTGAAAGGATTCTATGCGCGTCGGTACGGGTGGCAGTAACGGCAGCGCCGCCGGGCAGCTAGCTTTCCTCCCAAATTCAACAACCTGTGATCTCCGTCGGCGCATTCGCTTGACGACAAATTGAGCGCATGTTAACAGAATGTTTTGCCTTTATTTGGCCCGTCAGATAAGGAACATTCATGTTACGGTACAGTCTCTTAACCGCCGGGCTGATGCTCGGCGCCTCTGCCTTTGCCGCCCCGGCAGGCGATCTCCCCCTGATGCCCTGGCCTGCGAAGGTTGAACGCCCGACGACCCAGGGCGCGCTGGTGCTCAGCAACAACGTATCCATTAGCGTCAGCGGGGACGATCTCGGTGACGCCGTCAACCGCCTGCGCCAGCGCATTGCCCTGCAAACCGGCTGGACGCTGCAGCCGCAGGCTGAAAAGCCAGACAAACCGACTATCCGCATTGCCATCGCTAAAAAGGTAAAACCGCAGCCGCTGCCGGACAGCGATGAAAGCTATAGGCTCACGGTAGACGCCAACGGCGTCGATATCTCCGCTAACACCCGCTTCGGCGCGCTGCGCGCCATGGAAACGCTGCTCCAGCTGATGCAGAACGGCGCGGAAAACACCTCGCTGCCGTGGGTCACCATTGAAGATTCGCCGCGCTTCCCGTGGCGTGGGCTGCTGCTCGACTCGGCGCGTCACTTTATCCCGCTGTCGGATATCAAACGTCAGATCGACGGCATGGCCGCGGCGAAGCTCAACGTCCTGCACTGGCACCTGACCGACGACCAGGGCTGGCGTTTCAGCTCGAAGCGCTATCCTAAGCTGACGCAGCTTGCCAGCGACGGGCTGTTCTACACGCCTGAACAGATGCGTGAGGTGGTGCGCTACGCCGCCGAGCGCGGTATCCGCGTGGTGCCGGAGATCGACATGCCGGGCCACGCCTCGGCGATTGCCGTAGCCTATCCGGAGCTGATGAGCGCCCCGGGGCCATACGCAATGGAGCGCCACTGGGGCGTGCTGAAGCCGGTGCTGGATCCCACAAAAGAGGCAACCTACGCCTTTGCTGACGCGATGGTTAGCGAACTGGCGGCGATCTTCCCCGATCCGTATCTGCATATCGGCGGTGACGAGGTGGATGACACCCAGTGGAAAGCGAACCCGGCCATTCAACAGTTTATGCGCGACAACAGGCTGGCGGACAGCCACGCGCTGCAGGCGTACTTCAACCGTAAACTGGAGACGATCCTTGAGAAGCATCACCGGCAGATGGTCGGCTGGGACGAGATCTACCATCCCGACCTGCCGAAAAGCATTCTGATCCAGTCCTGGCAGGGCCAGGACGCGCTGGGGCAGGTGGCGCAGAACGGCTACAAGGGCATTCTCTCCACCGGTTTCTATCTCGACCAGCCCCAGTCCACCGCCTATCACTACCGCAACGAAATTGTCCCGCAGGGTCTGAACGGCGTGGATGTGATTGCAGACACCGACAGCGTCCAGAGCTGGGCCTTTTCCATGCCGCGCCTGAAGGGCAAGCCGGTGGAGGGGAGCTTCACGCTGGTGAAAGGGGACGCAGGCTGGCGCGGATTTATTGATTTTGCCGGGAAATCGCGCCGCGCGGTGCAGGATATTGAATGGCGTGACGACAACCAGGTGACCTTCACCGTCGACACCTGGATGGGCGAGACGCGCCCGGTGGTCTCCGTCGATAACGACAAGCTCACCGGCTATTTCCTGGTGGGGAATACGCGTTACCCAATCAGCGGCACGCGTCTGGACGCGGTGCCGAAAGGCATTCCGCCCGTCGTGCCGGACGTGGCGAATCAGGCCAACCTGCTCGGCGGTGAAGCCGCGCTGTGGGCGGAAAACGTGGTGGCGCCGGTGCTGGATATCCGCCTGTGGCCGCGCACCTTTGCGGTGGCGGAGCGGCTGTGGTCCGCGCAGGACGTCAACGATGTCGACAACATGTACACCCGCCTGCAGGCGATGGACAGCTGGTCGACGGTGTCGGTCGGGCTGCAGCAGCATACCCAGCAGCAGGTGCAGTTCACGCGCCTTGCCGGTAATGCCGACACGCTGCCGCTGCAGATCCTCGCGCAGGCGGTAGAGCCCGCGCAGTATTACACCCGCCAGCACCTGAAGTTCCAGGCCGGAAACTACCATCAGTTCGAACCGCTCAACCGCTTCGCCGATGCGCTGAACGCCGAAAGCGCCACCGTGCGCCAGATGAACAAATGGGCGGACCGCCTGGTGAGCGATGCGGAAGACGCGGAAAGCGCCGACGCGCTGCGCCACGTTTTCAATCGGTGGCAGAACAACACCAGCGACGCGCTGGCGCTAAGCGAAAACAGCTATCAGCTGAAGGGGATGAAGCCAGTGATTCAGGAGGTGGATAAGCTGGCCTCCATTGGCCTGAGGCTGACGGATCTGGTGGCGCGCCAGGGCACGCTGGATGATAAAGAGATAGCCTCGATTCAGAGCGAGCTGGATAACGCGGCGAAGGTTCAGGACGAGGTGGTGATTGCGGCGGTCTATCCGCTGGAGACGCTGCTCAGGGCGACGAGGAATCAGTAGCAAGCAACAAAAAAGGCAGCCCGGGCTGCCTTTTTTATCGCCAAAGCGAATTAGCGACGTACCGCAATCGCTTCGATTTCAATTTTCACGTCTTTTGGCAGACGGGCCACTTCCACGCAGGAGCGCGCCGGGAAGGTGGCGTTGTGCTCGGTGAAGAACGCTTCGTAAGTGGCGTTAACGGTCGCGAAATCGTTCAGATCCTTCACGAAAACGGTGGTTTTCACGATATCGCCCACTTTCAGACCGGCAGATTCAACGATAGCCTGCACGTTTTCCAGCGACTGACGCGCCTGTGCCGCGACGTCTTCCGGCACCGCGCCGGTTTTTGGGTTCACCGGGATCTGACCGGAAGTGATGATCATGCTACCCAGATCAACGCCCTGAACGTAAGGGCCGATAGCCGCTGGTGCATTTTCCGTCGCGAGTACTTTGCTCATGTTTTCTCCAGAATTACAGCGTTAAGAATGTTCCCGGCCATTATAACAGCCGGGATTTCATTACCAACCTCAATTAGTTGGCCAGCACCACATAATGAGAAAACTCTTTTTCACAGTATTTGCATTTGAGCGCGATGTCATCGGCGCGTTTTTTCACTGCAAAACTGGAAGAAACCGGCTCAGCGTGACTGATGCAGTTGCTGTTCGGGCAGACCAGCACGCTTTCGATGCGATCCGGCAGGCTCGGGCGGGATTTACCGACAACTTCATACTCGTCGATGCGGTTGACGGTGGCGTCCGGCGCGTACAGCGACAGCTGGTTGACCTGCTCGTCGGTCAGGAAGGTGTTCTCGATTTTAATCAGGTCCTTGCGGCCCATCTCGCCCGACGGCAGGTTCAGGCCGATGGTGATGCGCTGGTCGGTTTCGGTCAGTTTGAACAGCGTCAGCAGCTTAAAGCCCACCTGCGCAGGGATGTGGTCAATCACGGTGCCGCGCTTGATGGCTTCAACCTGGAGTTTGTTATCGTGTGTCATGGTCGTTTCCCCTTACAGTGCCAATTCGCGATTCAGAACCAGTGCCAGTAACGCCTGGCGGGCGAAGATGCCGTTTCCGGCCTGCTGGAAGTACCAGGCGTGCGGCGTCTTGTCCACGTCTGTGGTGATCTCATCGATGCGCGGAAGCGGGTGCAGCACCTTCATGTTGTCGCGCGCGCCCTCAAGGTCGCTGGCGCGCAGCACGAACTGCGCCTTCACGTTGGCGTACTCGGACGGATCCAGACGCTCTTTCTGCACGCGGGTCATGTACAGAATATCCACGTGGCTCATCACCTCTTCGATGCTGGCGTGCAGGCTCCACTGAATGCCTTTCTCATCCAGCATGTCGAGAATGTATTGTGGCATCGCCAGCGCGTCAGGCGCGATGAAGAAGAAGCGGTTGCCGTTAAATTTCGCCAGCGCCTGGGTCAGGGAGTGGACGGTGCGGCCATACTTCAGGTCGCCAACCATGGCGATGTTCAGGTTCTCGAGCTTGCCCTGCGTCTCCTGAATGGTGAACAGATCCAGCAGGGTCTGCGTCGGATGCTGGTTGGCACCGTCACCGGCGTTCAGCACCGGAATGCCGCCGGAGAACTCGGTCGCCAGGCGCGCCGCGCCCTCCTGCGGATGACGCATCACAATCGCGTCGACGTAGGTGCTGATTACTGAAATGGTATCCGCCAGGGTTTCGCCTTTTTTACCCAGCGACGTGTTGCTGCTGTCCGAGAAGCCCACCACGCTCGCGCCCAGGCGGTGCATGGAGGTCTCAAAGGAGAGACGGGTGCGGGTCGAGGCTTCAAAGAAGCAGCTCGCAATCACCTTGTGCTTCAGCAGCTCCGGTTGCGGATTGGCCTTCAGTTTTGCCGCGGTTTCCAGAACCAGTTCCAGCTCTTCGCGGCTGAGGTCGTTTATGGAAATGATGTGTTTTTGATAAAGCGGATTCATGTTTATCTCCTGACGCCGGGCAAAAAAAAGCCCCTCAAATGAGGGGCTCTGGGAATAGATTTAGCAACGGGAAGAAAAACGGCAGGCCAGCGTCTGATTTCAGACGCGGTAAGACGTTATGTCGTACACGCTTGACCATGCTTCCTCCCGGCAAATTGTCGGGCATTATACGCAGCTCGCTTTTGGGATCAAGCGATTTAATGCACGCTTTACTCAATGCAAACGGTTCTTTATGAATATTAATGCGTTCTGAGTAAATAATTAATTTGCTTATGCACCAGCGCGGTGCGCTTCACGACCCGGGGAGCGACCCAGACGATACTGCTGCCAGCCACCACGCCTAAAATTTCCGGTAGCTGGTGATAATCCAGAATACGCGCCACCGCGCGGCCATATCCGGCGACGGTGTGCACAAGGATAAACTCGCTATTGTGCTCGACGCTGACCACCATTTCGGACACGGTACGCGCGGCGTCGGGGGCAGGGCGCAGCTGGGGATTCAGCGAATAAATCTTTAGCCCTTTGGCATTTCGAATTTTTATGACGCCGAGCAATTTAAGCAGACGTGAAACGGTGGACTGGCTGATGGTCTCAAAACCACGCTCCTGCAAATCCCGGCGGATCTCCTCCTGAGAGAGATAGCTCTTTTCTGCGATCAGGCGCTGGCAGACCGTCAGCTGTAGTTGCTCTTTGGGAGAGTACTCTTCGTAATCCATCATAGTTCCCATATCAGTTCCTGTAATAACCGGTGGCACGGCACCGATCCGTAGGCCGGATAAGCGCAGCGCCATCCGGCAAATCACAACAAGGCACCCAGACTTAACGCCACCATAATCACCACCGTTAAAATGCCCAGCAGCGGCGCCACCCATTTCAGATAACGCACG from Enterobacter dykesii encodes the following:
- the mgtA gene encoding magnesium-translocating P-type ATPase; protein product: MFKNITRQLQALLSRHLPQRLVQRDPLPNAKNMAGAAIPASLTERCLNVAAMDENEVWRAFGGHPEGLNATEVEKIRAVHGDNQIPAQKPSPWWVHLWLCYRNPFNLLLTVLGLISYATEDLFAAGVIALMVGISTLLNFIQEARSTKAADALKAMVSNTATVSRVINDLGENAWVELPIDQLVPGDLVKLAAGDMIPADLRIIQARDLFVAQASLTGESLPVEKVARSRDPQQMNPLECDTLCFMGTTVVSGTAQAIVTATGGNTWFGQLAGRVSEQESEPNAFQRGIGRVSMLLIRFMMVMTPIVLLINGYTKGDWWEAALFALSVAVGLTPEMLPMIVTSTLARGAVKLSKQKVIVKHLDAIQNFGAMDILCTDKTGTLTQDKIVLENHTDISGKTSERVLHSAWLNSHYQTGLKNLLDVAVLEGVDEESARTLSGRWQKVDEIPFDFERRRMSVVVSEQTDVHQLICKGALQEILNVSTQVRYNGDIVPLDDTMLRRIKRVTDNLNRQGLRVVAVASKSLPAREGDYQRIDESDLILEGYIAFLDPPKETTAPALKALKASGITVKILTGDSELVAAKVCHEVGLDAGDVVVGSDIEHLSDDELAKLVQRTTLFARLTPMHKERIVTLLKREGHVVGFMGDGINDAPALRAADIGISVDGAVDIAREAADIILLEKSLMVLEEGVIEGRRTFANMLKYIKMTASSNFGNVFSVLVASAFLPFLPMLPLHLLIQNLMYDVSQVAIPFDNVDDEQIQKPQHWNPADLGRFMLFFGPISSIFDILTFCLMWFVFHANTPEHQTLFQSGWFVVGLLSQTLIVHMIRTRRIPFIQSRAAWPLIVMTGIVMALGIALPFSPLASYLQLQALPLSYFPWLVAILAGYMVLTQMVKGFYARRYGWQ
- a CDS encoding beta-N-acetylhexosaminidase; the encoded protein is MLRYSLLTAGLMLGASAFAAPAGDLPLMPWPAKVERPTTQGALVLSNNVSISVSGDDLGDAVNRLRQRIALQTGWTLQPQAEKPDKPTIRIAIAKKVKPQPLPDSDESYRLTVDANGVDISANTRFGALRAMETLLQLMQNGAENTSLPWVTIEDSPRFPWRGLLLDSARHFIPLSDIKRQIDGMAAAKLNVLHWHLTDDQGWRFSSKRYPKLTQLASDGLFYTPEQMREVVRYAAERGIRVVPEIDMPGHASAIAVAYPELMSAPGPYAMERHWGVLKPVLDPTKEATYAFADAMVSELAAIFPDPYLHIGGDEVDDTQWKANPAIQQFMRDNRLADSHALQAYFNRKLETILEKHHRQMVGWDEIYHPDLPKSILIQSWQGQDALGQVAQNGYKGILSTGFYLDQPQSTAYHYRNEIVPQGLNGVDVIADTDSVQSWAFSMPRLKGKPVEGSFTLVKGDAGWRGFIDFAGKSRRAVQDIEWRDDNQVTFTVDTWMGETRPVVSVDNDKLTGYFLVGNTRYPISGTRLDAVPKGIPPVVPDVANQANLLGGEAALWAENVVAPVLDIRLWPRTFAVAERLWSAQDVNDVDNMYTRLQAMDSWSTVSVGLQQHTQQQVQFTRLAGNADTLPLQILAQAVEPAQYYTRQHLKFQAGNYHQFEPLNRFADALNAESATVRQMNKWADRLVSDAEDAESADALRHVFNRWQNNTSDALALSENSYQLKGMKPVIQEVDKLASIGLRLTDLVARQGTLDDKEIASIQSELDNAAKVQDEVVIAAVYPLETLLRATRNQ
- the ridA gene encoding 2-iminobutanoate/2-iminopropanoate deaminase, which codes for MSKVLATENAPAAIGPYVQGVDLGSMIITSGQIPVNPKTGAVPEDVAAQARQSLENVQAIVESAGLKVGDIVKTTVFVKDLNDFATVNATYEAFFTEHNATFPARSCVEVARLPKDVKIEIEAIAVRR
- the pyrI gene encoding aspartate carbamoyltransferase regulatory subunit, coding for MTHDNKLQVEAIKRGTVIDHIPAQVGFKLLTLFKLTETDQRITIGLNLPSGEMGRKDLIKIENTFLTDEQVNQLSLYAPDATVNRIDEYEVVGKSRPSLPDRIESVLVCPNSNCISHAEPVSSSFAVKKRADDIALKCKYCEKEFSHYVVLAN
- the pyrB gene encoding aspartate carbamoyltransferase — translated: MNPLYQKHIISINDLSREELELVLETAAKLKANPQPELLKHKVIASCFFEASTRTRLSFETSMHRLGASVVGFSDSSNTSLGKKGETLADTISVISTYVDAIVMRHPQEGAARLATEFSGGIPVLNAGDGANQHPTQTLLDLFTIQETQGKLENLNIAMVGDLKYGRTVHSLTQALAKFNGNRFFFIAPDALAMPQYILDMLDEKGIQWSLHASIEEVMSHVDILYMTRVQKERLDPSEYANVKAQFVLRASDLEGARDNMKVLHPLPRIDEITTDVDKTPHAWYFQQAGNGIFARQALLALVLNRELAL
- a CDS encoding pyrBI operon leader peptide — protein: MVKRVRHNVLPRLKSDAGLPFFFPLLNLFPEPLI
- a CDS encoding arginine repressor, producing the protein MMDYEEYSPKEQLQLTVCQRLIAEKSYLSQEEIRRDLQERGFETISQSTVSRLLKLLGVIKIRNAKGLKIYSLNPQLRPAPDAARTVSEMVVSVEHNSEFILVHTVAGYGRAVARILDYHQLPEILGVVAGSSIVWVAPRVVKRTALVHKQINYLLRTH